In the genome of Actinomycetota bacterium, the window GCCTGATAATGCTTCATGATTTATGATATATATAACAGAACAAATGTTTGCTATAATGAAAAGCACTCTCCGCCCCTGCAATCAAGCAGCATCTAGCATCTGCCGATGCTTCAGTAGCACCTGGTTCTTGTTTAACGTGTTGGCCACAGGGTATATTGAAGATGCTGAGTGTTTGGGCTAATAAAGGATGATTTAAATGGCATCGTGCACAATTAGGTTTAGATACGATGTTGAGAAGTTCGTAAACGTGGTTGCCTATCTTGCCATCAATAATGTTCCCAATTTAGATAAGTTAAAAGTCTCAAAATTAATGTATTTTGTAGACAAGCTTCATCTGCAAAGATATGGCCGCCCGGTGTCTGGGGATAGCTATAATGCTCTTCCTTACGGCCCAATTCCTTCAGTTTCGCTTGATATTATGGATGAGGCGGTTGCTGATGAGTTATCGTATTTTGGTATCACAAATACTAATGTTGAACTCTTTATGAACTACTTAGAGGTCATAGACAGAAGCGAGAAGTATCCAAAGTTTAGAGCAAAGAGACAACCCGAGTTAGACATTTTCTCGGACTCTGACATTGAGATACTTGATGAGGTTATTAAAACATATGGTCAGCTCACCGGGCTTGATTTGGTAAATCTAACTCACAAAGAGCCGGCATGGACGAAGACCCAGGGAAACGCACTTATTGATTTTAGACTCTTCCTCGAAGGCTTAGATGACGAAGAAAAAGAATCGATCATAGAGTTGCTTGAACACGATCAAGAGGATAGAGAAATTTTTGAATTAAGCCGATGATCGATTTTCCTTCTGAGTTCACTGACAAGATCTTTAATGAGAGACTTGCCCGCGGCACAGTTATTCTCACAAAAATACCCCTACATGATGGTTCAGAGGATTATAAGAGGTTAATCGTCGTCAGTTTAGATTGTAGTAACCCTACTACTCCATCACACGTTTTATGAGTTGTCATTCTGAGTGAAACGAAGAATCTCTAAAGCTTGAGATTCTTCGGTCGTTTTCAACTCCCTCAGAATGACGGATACTAGTCGATGTATGTGTGATGGAGTACTAGTTTTGTGACGTTTGTGCGTAAATGTCACAAAATGTTGCAAAGCAAAAGGTGATAAAACTTTTAACCAGGACTTATGGTAAAGCTTCAATCGATTTCATGCGCTCTGCTTCGCGCTATGCGCTTTGTACTCCTCCAAATCTTTTAACCGCCATATTCTTCCTGAGGCCAGCGCGGCTACCGGTTTAGGGAAGTCCTCTTTGCCGACGTAATCCCTGATAAAGTTCGGTTTTTTGACGCCAAAAAGCTTAGCCGCTTCGGCGACTCCGACCAAAGAGTCCAGGCCAATATCTTCGATGCTTGCGCCAAGCGTTTTTGAAGCCTGCCATATTTCGATACCGACCAGCCTGCCCTCGCTATCCACATCTAAATAGAGGTTGTCCGCAAGCTTCTTGGTTTCTGCCGCTATGCCCGCTAGTTCCTTGTTCTCTCGAAACAAGATATATAGCTGGTCGTTGTCCTTGTCCGCCTGTATTGTTATATTCATTTGGCGCCCCTCATCTTATTCCCACATCGCATTAATGACCTCTATCGATTCTTATTCTTGCCCTTGCTTGCAGACAAGAGAAGCGTTTTAGAATATCCCGCATTTTCATCCGCATAATCGCGTAATCGGTAAAGCTAATTTTCAAGCGGCGCCTCCATACAAAGGCATTATTATGATAACGCTGTTATCATAATAAATCAAGTGTTGTTGCGGTCTGTATTTGGCGGATAAGGCAAAATCACAAACAGCCCTGAACACGGCTAATGGTGCGATTATACAGACTGTTATGCTTTAAGACAAGAGCACAAATAAGATAGGAAAAAACAGGCATAAAAGGTACTGCGACATACCGTGCCTGGTAGCGGATATGTCGCAGTCGCATGGGATAAAATGTATGAAGGATATTATAAAGCCTGCGCCTATTGGCCATTATCCTTGACATGCGAGGACGAATTAATAAAAACCCGGCGAGCGTGCTCATCTTCTTGCCAGTGGTAGAATTTTCGCGGTAAACGGTAAGTGTTGAACCCGCATGACAAATGGATGCCTGGGGCACCCTGTGGCAAATCTCGCTAAAGCTCGCTTACCTCTTCGACGATAACTAGATAAACCGGAACCCTATTGGCAGCTCTACACATCGAAGGGACATACTTTTTTTATGTGCGACAGAACCTCGCTAGCTAGATTAATCGAATCGGTTCGCGCACTGGCTGCGGGCGACTACCGGAACCGGATTCAAATCGATAAGGCCGGTGAGCTGAGTGCGCTCGCTGTTGAAGTCAACAAGCTCGCCGAAGCTCACCAGATGGCACACGAGACGATACGCGCCCTCAACCACCAGCTCAAACGGACAAACTTCGACGCGATAATGGCGCTCACCGAAGCCCTGAGCGCTAAAGACCCCTATACGCGCAGTCATTCGGAGCGCGTCTCGATATACTCGCTGTTGCTTTCGGAAAGCCTGGGACTGAAGGACGAGGAGATCGATGGCGTCCATGTCGGTGCATATCTGCATGATGTCGGCAAAATCGGCATACCCGAGACAATCCTCAACAAACAGGGGAAGCTTTCGGCGGATGAGTATAGGCAGATTATGGAGCACTCAAATATATCCGGGCAGATCGTCTCGCAAATTCCGAATCTGACGCATATCGCGCAGATGGTCCGCTATCACCACGAGCGCTATGACGGCAACGGTTATCCTGACGGCCTAAGGTCGGATAAGATACCACTCGGTTCACGAATCCTCTCCATCGCCGACGCTTTCGACGCGATGACCTCAGCCCGCCCATACCGACCGGTTTATGAGCCGAAAGAGGCGCTAATCGAGCTAAAGAGCTGCAGCGGGACCCAGTTCGACCCGGTTCTTTGCGAGGCTTTTGTCGACGCCTATGCGCGTAACTTCGGTGAGTATCTCCCGTATGCGCGCGTGTCGTAAGCTAACGTAACAACCGTAACAACGTCCCCTGCACATGTTCTTCAGTCAAAATCCTGCTAGAATACTCTTGTGGTCTATTTCTTATTTTCGAGGTTTGTTTAAGTGGTCGAATACGAGGCCGAAGATGCCGACATCACATATATGAGAATTGCGATAGCCGAGGGGGCGCGGGCGGCGGAGGCCGACGAGGTACCGGTCGGCGCGGTCGTGGTCTGCGACGGAACGGTCGTGGCGAGCGCGCGAAACGAGCGCGAAGGACGTGCCTCGGCGCTCGCGCACGCGGAGATTCTCGCTATAGAGGCGGCCTCGAAGAAACTCGGCCGTTGGCGCTTGAGCGATTGCACCATCTATGTGACGAAAGAGCCGTGCCCGATGTGCGCCGGCGCAATATTCCAGGCGCGGATGGCGCGTCTCGTCTACGGCCCGTCAGACCCCAAAAGCGGTGCGGCGGGAACGCTCTTCAACATAGTCGAAGACGAGCGTCTCAACTGGCGGCTTCCGGTCACCAGGGGTATCTTGGAGGAAGAAAACATCAAGTTGCTTCAGGATTTTTTTAGAGAGAGGCGGCAGCGACCGGTTGGCGGCGCCGACGATTAGCCTAGTAGCCTGCCCTAGTTGCAGAGTCAGCCGGCATAAAAGTCGCCGCCGCTATCGAAGGAACCGCGACTATTTCGGGAGAAGGACAGCGCTGACAGACGTTGTTTTTGGGGGTATTAATTGATAATATTAGAAGGCGCTTTGGGCGTGCCCTAAAAGACAGAGCCAAACGGGGTGCTTTAGGGCGGCAAGAACCGAATATTGGAGGAGTCGCATAGTCCGGCCGAGTGCGGCGGTCTCGAAAACCGTTAGGCCCGCAAGGGCCTCGAGGGTTCGAATCCCTCCTCCTCCGCAGAAAAAGCTCCCCGAGGAGCTTTTTCTAATTTTCTTGCTTCTCGCTTAAGTGAGGCTCGACGCAGATTTGGTCAAAAAGATGAAAATTAGGCGCCTGCGTGTTAAAATGCTAATGCTTGAAATTTAATATAGGTTTCGGAGGAGTCGCATAGTTCGGCCTAGTGCGCGCGACTGGAAATCGCGTTGGCGTTAATAGCGCCTCGAGGGTTCGAATCCCTCCTCCTCCGCATGACCGTGCTAGGTGGGGAGGTAGCGGTGCCCTGTATCCGCAATCCGCTATAGCGGGGCTGAATTCCTGCTCCAGGCTCCCCGGTTGTGAGGTCGGTTGTTGCGCAAGTGGTGTTGAGGGCTGGGTCCCGCGCAACGGAAACTCGTGAACCCCGTCAGGTCCGGGAGGAAGCAGCGGTAAGCGATATTTTCCGTGTGCCGCGGGGAAGCCTGGCCGGAGCCGGCTACGCGGCAACGCTTGGGGCCGGATGTCAAAAGCAGGTGCACGGTCATCTTGTTTCAAGCATTGAGAAAGGCGCTCAATAGGGCGCTTTTTTCTATTCATGCCCGCGAATTTCTCGGCATGCGAAACCTCGATTCCGGCCTCGTCGGGCGTTGCCGACAGCGGCAGCTTCTTTGACTTGACCGGTCAAATCTGCTACGTTTTGTTTAATCATTTAAGCGGCTACGACCGGAGGCTTACCTTGTCTTACGTTTCACTCTATCGGAAATGGCGGCCTCAGACCTTCGACGAGATAGCAGGTCAATCCCACATAACTCAAACGCTTCAGAACGCGATCGATAAAGGGCGCATCTCGCACGCGTACCTCTTTTGCGGACCGCGCGGAACCGGAAAGACGACGACCGCCCGCGCGTTGGCGAAGGCCATAAATTGCGTCGAGGGGCCTACATCGAACTCGTGTAATAAGTGCGAATCGTGCCGGTCGATTGATGACGGCAGCTCCATCGACGTGCTCGAACTCGACGCCGCCTCTAACCGCCGGGTCGAGGAGATACGCGACCTCCTCGAGAAGATCCCATACAGCGCGAGCGGCGGAAACAAAAAGGTCTATATAATCGACGAGGTCCACATGCTGACCACCGAGTCGTTCAACACGCTCTTGAAGACGCTCGAAGAGCCGCCGGAGCATGTCATCTTCGTGCTGGCCACGACCGAGCCGCACAAGGTAATCCCGACGATACTCTCGCGGTGCCAGCGGTTCGACTTTAGACGAATTTCCCCGCCCGACATCGAGGCGCGGCTCGCGCACGTAGCCGAGGCCGAAGGGATCCCGATAGAGACGGCCGCCCTGTCGCTAATCTCGCACCATGCCCAAGGGGCGCTTCGTGACGCGCTAGGCGCACTAGAGCAGCTCGGCTCCTATACTAACGAAAAGATAACCAGCGCCGATGTTATCGCGCTGCTCGGGCTGACCGATAGTGAACTTCTCTTCGATTTCACCGACTTACTGGGCAAGGATGACCTTGCCGGAGGCCTTCTCTTCATAGACGAGCTGGTCGCCAAAGGAGTCGATTTGCGCCGGTTTATCCAAGACCTTCTCGGGCATTTGCGCAACGTCTTTCTAAGGCAGAGCGTCCGGGATATGCGGCAGGCCGGCGTTCCCGACGACCTTAAAGAGCGGCTTTCGGCTCAAGCTGCCCAAATCGAGCCGCGGACACTCACCTTTTACATACAGACACTCAATGATATCTACGGACAATCGAGATGGTCCACCGACCTGCGCCTTCTATTTGAAATAGCCCTGTTTAAGCTCGCCAAGAGCGAGACGGACGCCTCTTTCGAAGGGATACTCCGCCGCCTGGAGCGCCTCGAGAGTGCGGCGCTCAACGGTGCTCTGTCGGCGGCGCAGGCGGCGCCGGCAAGCACGCCGAAGAGACCGGCACGAGCAAGCACGCCGAAGAATAGGGATGAAGCGGCGCCGACGGTACCGGTCGCGCCGGTCGCGCCGGCACCGACGCGGAAGACGGAGGCGGGCACACCGGCGCCGCCGGCGGCAGGCGGCGGTGACTTCGACATCGAGTCGGTTCGCCGGGCGTGGCCGCAGGTTCTCAAATTCGTCAAGGAGAAGAAACCGTCGCGCTACAACTTTTTCGCCGCCGGAAAACCGGTGCGACTCGAGGACGGCGTGCTGGTTCTCGCGCT includes:
- the dnaX gene encoding DNA polymerase III subunit gamma/tau; amino-acid sequence: MSYVSLYRKWRPQTFDEIAGQSHITQTLQNAIDKGRISHAYLFCGPRGTGKTTTARALAKAINCVEGPTSNSCNKCESCRSIDDGSSIDVLELDAASNRRVEEIRDLLEKIPYSASGGNKKVYIIDEVHMLTTESFNTLLKTLEEPPEHVIFVLATTEPHKVIPTILSRCQRFDFRRISPPDIEARLAHVAEAEGIPIETAALSLISHHAQGALRDALGALEQLGSYTNEKITSADVIALLGLTDSELLFDFTDLLGKDDLAGGLLFIDELVAKGVDLRRFIQDLLGHLRNVFLRQSVRDMRQAGVPDDLKERLSAQAAQIEPRTLTFYIQTLNDIYGQSRWSTDLRLLFEIALFKLAKSETDASFEGILRRLERLESAALNGALSAAQAAPASTPKRPARASTPKNRDEAAPTVPVAPVAPAPTRKTEAGTPAPPAAGGGDFDIESVRRAWPQVLKFVKEKKPSRYNFFAAGKPVRLEDGVLVLALKKSDKEFVETPENIQLLRNTLKLVAGYDIPIQCELANGAPKTVAVTEGDGAADDMLAPDDYIKLVQDTFGAKIVEDISVKETESQGEQS
- a CDS encoding HD domain-containing protein translates to MCDRTSLARLIESVRALAAGDYRNRIQIDKAGELSALAVEVNKLAEAHQMAHETIRALNHQLKRTNFDAIMALTEALSAKDPYTRSHSERVSIYSLLLSESLGLKDEEIDGVHVGAYLHDVGKIGIPETILNKQGKLSADEYRQIMEHSNISGQIVSQIPNLTHIAQMVRYHHERYDGNGYPDGLRSDKIPLGSRILSIADAFDAMTSARPYRPVYEPKEALIELKSCSGTQFDPVLCEAFVDAYARNFGEYLPYARVS
- a CDS encoding nucleoside deaminase; protein product: MRIAIAEGARAAEADEVPVGAVVVCDGTVVASARNEREGRASALAHAEILAIEAASKKLGRWRLSDCTIYVTKEPCPMCAGAIFQARMARLVYGPSDPKSGAAGTLFNIVEDERLNWRLPVTRGILEEENIKLLQDFFRERRQRPVGGADD
- a CDS encoding SocA family protein → MASCTIRFRYDVEKFVNVVAYLAINNVPNLDKLKVSKLMYFVDKLHLQRYGRPVSGDSYNALPYGPIPSVSLDIMDEAVADELSYFGITNTNVELFMNYLEVIDRSEKYPKFRAKRQPELDIFSDSDIEILDEVIKTYGQLTGLDLVNLTHKEPAWTKTQGNALIDFRLFLEGLDDEEKESIIELLEHDQEDREIFELSR
- a CDS encoding DUF2283 domain-containing protein, translating into MNITIQADKDNDQLYILFRENKELAGIAAETKKLADNLYLDVDSEGRLVGIEIWQASKTLGASIEDIGLDSLVGVAEAAKLFGVKKPNFIRDYVGKEDFPKPVAALASGRIWRLKDLEEYKAHSAKQSA